The following coding sequences are from one Candidatus Nitrosopumilus sp. SW window:
- a CDS encoding cyclase family protein has protein sequence MKPIDLTLTISKSIPCFPGSPEPQFISWSNLKEDGYNLELLFLSSHTGTHLDAPFHFVKNGFKIDQIPLERLMGKAILIKMKKSKNSPITKSEIIEFEKKNGTIPNKSSVFFFTDWQKNIKKDNYFTENPGLALSAATYLVQKKTNLVGIDSPSIDLGKDESFSVHHILSKNNILIVENLANLNKIKSKEFNFTILPLKLKDATGSPVRAVAL, from the coding sequence GTGAAACCCATAGATCTAACACTTACAATATCGAAATCTATACCATGTTTTCCTGGTTCTCCAGAACCTCAATTCATTTCTTGGTCAAATCTCAAAGAAGATGGGTATAATCTTGAACTTCTATTCCTCAGTTCCCACACTGGAACCCATCTTGATGCCCCTTTCCACTTTGTCAAGAATGGTTTCAAAATTGACCAAATTCCACTTGAGAGATTAATGGGAAAAGCCATTTTAATCAAAATGAAAAAATCAAAAAACTCTCCTATTACAAAATCAGAAATTATTGAATTTGAGAAAAAAAATGGAACCATTCCTAACAAATCATCAGTATTCTTTTTCACAGATTGGCAAAAAAATATCAAAAAAGATAATTATTTTACAGAAAATCCTGGACTGGCATTATCTGCAGCTACATATCTTGTACAAAAAAAAACGAATCTTGTTGGAATAGATTCTCCAAGTATAGATCTTGGAAAAGATGAATCATTTAGTGTTCATCATATTTTATCAAAAAATAATATCCTAATAGTGGAAAACTTGGCAAACTTGAATAAAATCAAATCAAAGGAATTTAATTTTACAATTCTTCCACTAAAACTAAAAGATGCAACAGGTTCGCCCGTAAGAGCAGTTGCACTCTAA
- a CDS encoding aminotransferase class V-fold PLP-dependent enzyme codes for MNLVSKDISDDFPSSDKIYLNNASVSLMPNQSIEAMKDFLISYNSIGPDSKESEPFVTEKLRATRKTIAKIISCQPDEVVLTQSTTDGINIVANGITFDEKSNIIIRGMTHEHHSNFYPWLKLKEKISVKNLSIDKDGFFKLEDLESLVDDNTKLVALSHALYNTGSILPLEKVAKILDVPLFVDSAQTVGCIDVNVSKINCNFMSFNGSKWLCGPMGTGLFYCNRKSSELLEPKTIGGESAIIYDDTNLAFKELPDKFQTGFRNYVGIVGLESSANYLLNFGIKNIREKNQYLSNLLREELSKIPKIILYGPEDPNSRTSIVSFNIDGMDSQEVVDRLERQNIILALREIMEKKIVRASPHFFNTESQIMLVIDAIKKL; via the coding sequence ATGAATTTAGTATCAAAGGATATTTCAGATGATTTTCCAAGCTCGGATAAAATCTATCTAAACAATGCATCAGTTTCTCTAATGCCTAATCAAAGTATTGAAGCAATGAAAGATTTTCTAATCTCATACAATTCTATTGGTCCTGATTCAAAAGAATCAGAACCATTTGTAACTGAAAAACTAAGAGCTACAAGAAAAACCATAGCAAAAATTATCTCATGTCAACCTGATGAAGTTGTACTTACGCAAAGTACTACTGATGGCATCAATATTGTAGCTAATGGTATTACATTTGATGAAAAATCAAACATAATCATTCGTGGAATGACTCATGAGCATCATTCAAATTTTTATCCTTGGTTGAAATTAAAAGAAAAAATTTCTGTGAAAAATCTTTCAATTGACAAAGATGGATTTTTCAAACTTGAAGATTTAGAATCGTTAGTTGATGATAATACAAAGTTAGTTGCTCTAAGTCATGCCCTTTACAATACTGGTTCTATCTTACCCTTGGAGAAAGTAGCAAAAATTCTTGATGTACCTCTTTTCGTTGATAGCGCACAAACTGTAGGATGTATTGACGTCAATGTTTCAAAAATAAATTGTAATTTTATGTCCTTTAATGGATCAAAATGGCTCTGTGGTCCAATGGGAACTGGTCTGTTTTATTGCAATAGAAAATCAAGTGAATTATTAGAACCGAAAACTATTGGTGGAGAGTCTGCAATAATATATGATGATACAAATTTAGCATTCAAGGAACTTCCTGATAAATTTCAAACTGGATTTCGTAATTATGTTGGAATTGTTGGATTAGAATCTTCTGCAAATTATTTGCTTAACTTTGGTATCAAAAACATCCGTGAAAAAAATCAATACTTGTCAAATCTCTTAAGAGAAGAATTATCCAAAATACCAAAAATTATTTTGTATGGACCTGAAGATCCTAATTCTAGAACTAGTATTGTTTCTTTTAACATAGATGGAATGGATTCACAAGAAGTTGTTGATAGACTGGAACGACAAAACATTATCTTAGCTTTGAGAGAAATTATGGAAAAAAAGATTGTACGAGCTTCTCCTCATTTTTTTAATACTGAATCACAAATTATGTTGGTAATTGATGCAATAAAGAAACTATAG
- a CDS encoding dual specificity protein phosphatase 23: protein MSKPGNLWRKVHGKITKKPTNFSWLIEEKLAGSGMPTSFDEFDWIVNQGVKSIVTMTENALPENWTQNIDYLHVPTPDLTAPDMEKIDSAVDFIHEQITNDQAVMVHCAAGMGRAGTILACYFVKYQKFSAEKAIEMIREERPGSIQSEVQELAIGFYEKHVKN, encoded by the coding sequence ATGAGTAAGCCTGGTAATTTATGGAGAAAAGTCCATGGAAAAATTACAAAAAAACCAACAAACTTTTCTTGGTTAATTGAAGAAAAATTAGCAGGCTCCGGCATGCCTACAAGTTTTGATGAATTTGATTGGATTGTAAATCAAGGTGTAAAATCAATTGTTACCATGACTGAGAATGCTTTGCCTGAAAATTGGACGCAAAATATTGATTATCTTCATGTTCCAACTCCTGATCTAACTGCACCTGATATGGAGAAGATTGATTCTGCAGTTGATTTTATACATGAACAAATTACAAATGATCAAGCAGTAATGGTTCATTGTGCAGCTGGAATGGGAAGAGCTGGAACAATACTTGCATGTTACTTTGTAAAATACCAAAAATTTTCAGCAGAAAAAGCCATTGAAATGATTCGTGAAGAAAGGCCTGGTTCTATTCAATCTGAAGTACAAGAACTAGCTATTGGTTTTTATGAAAAACATGTAAAAAATTAG
- a CDS encoding Lrp/AsnC ligand binding domain-containing protein, giving the protein MPTAYVLLNSDLGSDESIINEVKQILTDEDVTYEVQGVYGVYDIVLKLSSDDAEKLRSIITNKIRKITKVQSTLTMMVIEEQENL; this is encoded by the coding sequence GTGCCTACTGCATATGTTCTACTAAATTCTGATTTAGGATCAGATGAATCAATCATCAACGAAGTAAAACAAATCCTTACAGATGAGGATGTAACCTACGAAGTCCAAGGAGTTTACGGCGTATACGATATCGTCTTGAAATTGTCTTCAGATGATGCTGAGAAACTGCGTTCGATTATTACCAATAAAATCAGAAAGATTACCAAGGTACAGTCTACGTTAACCATGATGGTTATAGAAGAACAAGAAAATCTATAG